The sequence below is a genomic window from Kitasatospora kifunensis.
GCCGCCGACGCGCCGATCAAGGGCGACATCACCTTCCAGACCTGGTCGCTGAAGAACGACAAGTTCACTCCCTACTTCAACGCCCTGATCAAGGACTTCGAGACCCAGCACCCGGGCACCAACATCACCTGGGTGGACCAGCCCGGCGACGGCTACGCCGACAAGGTGAGCAGCCAGGTCACCAGCGACAGCCTGCCAGACGTGATCAACCTTCCGCCGGACATCGCGCACTCGGTGGCCAAGGTCGGCGCGTTGCTCGATCTCAGCAAGAACGTGCCCACCCTGGGCCAGGATTACGTGCACAGCGGCCTGGCCGCCTACACCTACTCCGACCTGGGCCCCGACGGTTTCGGCCTGCCCTGGTACCTGGGCACCGACGTCAGCTACTGGAACAAGGACATGCTCCAGCGCGACGGCCTCGACCCGAACAACCCGCCGAAGACCTTCGACGAGCTGGTCGCCCAGGCCAAGACCATGCACGACAAGTCGGGTGGCAAGGACTACCTGATGAGCCGCCCGCCGGGCCTGTCCGACATCGTCAACTCCGGCACGCCGCTGATGAGCTCCGACGGCAAGAAGTTCACCTTCAACACCGACGGCGCGGCCGCCATGCTGGACAAGTACACCGCCGCCTACGCGGCCGGCTACCTGCCGTCCAACGTGCTCACCAGCACCTACGAGGGCAACTCCACGCTGTTCAACAAGCAGCAGGTGGGCTGGACGGTGGCCGGCGGCAACTTCATCACCAGCGTCGGGCAGAGCAACCCGAGCCTGGCCCCGCAGATCGTCCCCTCCCCCGCGCTGGACACCGCCCCGCTCTACGTCCAGGGCCTGTCGGTCTCCGCCAAGAGCAAGAACCTGCCGCTCGCGCTGGCCTTCGGCAAGTTCGTCACCGACAACGAGAACCAGGTCGCCTTCATCAAGCTGGCCCCCGGCTACCTGCCCGGCAGCGCCGCCTCGGCCAACGACCCGGCCTACAGCAAGAGCGACGGCACCCCGCAGGGCGACGCCTCGGTGATCGCCTACCAGGACATGCAGAAGGCGGTGAACTTCACCCCGCCGCAGTGGACCGACGCCATGGACACCTACCTCAACCAGCAGGTCGCCCTGGCGATGACCGGGAAGGAGTCGGCCAAGCAGGCTCTGGACAACGCCGCCAACCGGGCGAACCAGCTGCTCGGTCAGTGAGCCAGTGATCCGCCACGTTTCCTGGAGGACCCGATGAAGGCCCACCGCTGGTACACCCCCTGGCTGTTGATCGCCCCCGCGCTGATCTGGCTCGCCGTCTTCAGCCTCTGGCCGGCGATCAACACCGGTGTGCTCTCGTTCACCAACGTGCACACCCTCAGCGGCGGGCAGTTCATCGGCGTGCACAACTACGCCCTGATGTGGCACGACCCGCTGCTGCGCGACGCGATCCTCAACACGCTGATCTTCATGGCGGTCTGCGTCCCGCTGCTGACCTTCCTGCCGCTGCTGCTGGCCATGCTGGTCCAGCGCACCCTGCCGTTCATGGGCTTCTTCCGGACCGTCTTCTACTTCCCGGTGATCGCCTCCGCGGTGGTGGTGGCGCTGATCTGGCAGTGGCTGCTGGACGACCGCGGCCTGGTCAACGGGCTCGGCAAGCAGATGGGCCTGATCCACTCGACCGTCCCCTTCCTGACCGACCGGTGGCTGCTGCTCTTCAGCGCCATCACGCTCACCGTCTGGAAGGGCCTGGGCTACTACATGGTGCTCTACCTCTCGGCGCTCGGGAACGTCCGCCGCGAGCTGCACGAGGCGGCCGCGGTGGACGGCGCCGGCACGGTGCGCCGCTTCTGGGCGGTGACGGTGCCCGGCGTGCGCGGCACCATGGCGCTGGTCTCGGTGCTGATCGCGGTCAACGCCATGCGCACCTTCTCCGAGCTGTACATCCTCGGCGGACGCACCGGCGGCATCGGCGGCCAGGACGTCTCGCTGGTGATGCTGATCCAGCAGGCCGCCTCGGGCAGCGACGGCCGGCTCGGCTACGCCTCCGCGCTCAGCGTGCTGCTCTTCGTGCTGACCATCGGCCCGCTGCTGCTCCTGGCCCGCTGGAACCGGAGGACCGACTGATGACCGCCCTGTCCGACCGGGTCGAGGCCCCGCCCGCCCCCGCATCACCCGCCCCCACCGCCAAGCGCGGGCCCGGGCGGCGCCGCTCCCCCGTCTTCGACGCGGTGACCCCGCTGGGCCTGACCGCCCGCTACGGCACCCTGCTGGTGATCCTGGCCATCACGGTCGGGCCGATGCTCTGGGAGCTCTCCACCTCGCTGAAGAGCGCCTTCGAGGACGTCTACACCGCCACCCCACAACTGCTGCCGCACCACCCGACCTTCGCCAACTACGGCAAGGTGGCGCGAGCCGTGCCGATCGGGCACTTCGCGCTCAACTCGATCATCGTGGCGGCGCTCTGCGTGGGCGGCAACCTGCTGGGCGCCACCGCCGCCGGCTACGCGCTGGCCCGGCTGAAGTTCCGCGGCCAACGGCTGGTGCTGGGCCTGTTCCTGTCCACCCTGGTGCTGCCGGGCGAGGTGACGATCATCTCGCAGTACCAGACGGTGACCAAGCTCGGCTTCGGCAACTCGCTGATCGGCGTGGCGCTGCCCGCCATGATCGGCGCACTGAACGTGCTGCTGATGCGCAACGCCTTCCTGGCGATCCCCGCCGACGTGGAGGAGGCCGCGGTCATCGACGGGGCCACCGTCTGGCAGCGCATCCGCTACATCGCGCTGCCCAGCGTCAAGGGCACGCTGAGCGTGGTCGCCATCTTGACCTTCATCGGCGCCTGGGATGACTTCCTGTGGCCGCTGCTGGTCCTGCAGAGCCCCGACAAGCTCACCCTCACCGTCGGCCTCGCCTCTCTGCAGAGCGTCTTCGCCACCGACCCGCGCACCCTGGCGGCCGGCGCGATGATCGCCCTGCTGCCGATCCTGGCGCTCTTCGTGGCGCTGCAGCGGTTCTTCTTCCGCGGCGTCGGCGAGGGTGCGGTGAAGGGCTGATGACCAGCCGACACGTACCGGAGAACTCGAACTGATGACTAACGCGATCGACGCGCCGAGGTTCGGCGTCAACTACACCCCGTCGAAGGGGTGGTTCCACCACTGGCTCGACTTCGATCTCGACGCGGTGCGGGCCGACCTGGACTCGATCGCCGGGCTGGGCCTGGACCACCTGCGGGTCTTCCCGCTCTGGCCGCTCTTCCAGCCCAACCGGACGCTGATCCGCCCGCGCGCCGTCGAGCAGTTGGTCGCGCTGGTGGACGCGGCGGGCGAGCGCGGCCTGGACGTCGCGGTGGACGGCCTGCAGGGCCACCTGTCCAGCTTCGACTTCCTGCCCTCCTGGACGGCCACCTGGCACCGGCGCAACATCTTCACCGACCCCGAGGTGATCGAGGGGCAGGAGAACTACCTGCGCACGCTGGCCGGCGCACTGGCCGAGCGGCCCAACTTCCTCGGTCTGACCATCGGCAACGAGATCAACCAGTTCTCCGGCGACCCGCACCCCGACCCGGACCGGATCACCCCCGAGCAGGCCGCGGCCTGGCTGCGCCGGGTGCTGGCCGCCTGCGAGCAGGGCGCACCGGGCCGGCTGCACCTGCACGCGGAGTACGACGCGGCCTGGTACCAGGACGACCACCCGTTCACCCCGGCACAGGCCGCCCGGATCGGGGCCGTCACCGCCGTGCACTCCTGGGTCTTCAACGGCACCGCGCAGCGCTACGGCGCCAAGTCGACCGCCTCGGACCAGCACGCCGCCTATCTGGTGGAGCTGTCCAAGGCCTGGGCCCAGGATCCGCACCGCCCGGTCTGGCTGCAGGAGGTCGGCGCCCCGGCCCCGCACATCGCCCCCGAGGCGGCGGGCGAGTTCACCGCGGCCACGGTGGCCGCCGCGCTGGACTGCCCCGACCTGTGGGGCGTCACCTGGTGGTGCTCGCACGACGTGGACCGCTCGCTCGCCGACTTCCCCGAACTCGAATACAGTCTGGGCCTGTTGACCAACGACCAGCAGGTCAAGCCGGCCGGGCGCAGGCTGGCCGGGGCCGTCGCCGAAGCTCGGAGCAGCTTCCGCAAGCCACTGCCGCGCACCACCGCGCTCGTCCTCGACCTGCCCGTCGATGCGCCCAAGCGCTCCACCTGCGCCCCGGGCGGCGCGTTCTTCGAGGCCTTCATGCGCCTGACCGCCGACGGCGCGCGGCCCACCGCCCTGCTCGCCGAGCACGCGGCTGACCAGCAGCACCTGACGGCCCGGGGGATCACCGAGGTCGTCACGGTCGAGGACGTCGACCGGTCCTGACCTACGCTCAAGTCACCTACGCTCAAGTCACCTAAGCCCAGCCAGCACACCACCCTCGCCCTTTCCTGGAGCCCACATGCACGACGACCGCAGCCTCGTCGAGTCCCGTCTCAAGCGCGTACTCGACGAGCGCATCCGCCCCGCGGTCTACCCGGAGTCCGTCCCGCTCGAGGTCGGCATCTGGGTCGCCCCCGACGAGCCGGTGCCGGTGGCCGAGGGCCTGGCCGCGCCGCGCACCCCGATCGCGGTCGGCGCGCAGTGGGGCGCGCCCTGGGGCACCAGCTGGCTGACCGTCTCGGGCACGGTGCCGCAGGCCTGGGCCGGGCGGACCGTGGAGGCACTGATCGACCTGGGCTTCGACAAGAACATGCCCGGCTTCCAGTGCGAGGGCCTGGTCTACCGCCCTGACGGCACGCCGGTGAAGGGCCTGAACCCGTGCAACCAGTGGGTGCGCATCGCCGCCCCCGCGGTCGGCGGCGAGCAGGTGCTGCTGCACGTGGAGGCCGCCTCCAACCCGGTCATCCTGGACTACCACCCCTTCCTGCCCACCGAGTTGGGCGACAAGGCGACCGCCGGCGACCAGCCGCAGTACAAGCTGGTCCGGATGGACCTGGCGGTCTTCGACGAGAACGTCTGGCAGCTGGTGGCGGATCTGGAGGTGCTCGGCGAGCTGATGGCGGAGCTGCCGGTGGACGGTCCGCGCCGCTGGGAGATCCTGCGCGCCGTGGAGCGGGCGCTGGACGCCGTCGACCTGCAGGACGTCAACGCGACGGCCGCCGCCGCCCGCGCCGAGCTGGCCCAGGTGCTGGCCGCCCCCGCCGTCCCGTCCGCGCACAGGCTCAGCGCGGTCGGCCACGCGCACATCGACTCCGCCTGGCTGTGGCCGCTGCGCGAGACGGTCCGCAAGGTGGCCAGGACCACCGCCAACATGACCGCCCTGCTCGAGGACGAGCCGGACTTCATCTACACCATGTCCCAGGCCCAGCAGTACGCCTGGATCAAGGAGCACCGGCCCGAGGTGTACGCCCGGGTCAAGCAGGCGGTGGCCGAGGGCCGCTTCGTGCCGGCCGGCGGCATGTGGGTGGAGTCGGACACCAACATGCCGGGCTCGGAGGCGATGGCCCGTCAGTTCGTGCACGGCAAGCGGTTCTTCCTGGAGGAGTTCGGCGTCGAGAACCAGGAAGCCTGGCTCCCCGACACCTTCGGCTTCACCGGCGGCCTGCCGCAGATCATCAAGGCGGCCGGCTCCAAGTGGCTGCTGACCCAGAAGATCTCCTGGAGCCAGATCAACACCTTCCCGCACCACACCTTCTGGTGGGAGGGCATCGACGGCACCCGGATCTTCACCCACTTCCCGCCGATCGACACCTACAACTGCTCCATGAAGGGCAGTGAAATCGCCCACGCGGCACGGAACTTCAAGGACAAGGGACGGGCCAGCCACTCGCTGGCACCCACCGGTTGGGGTGACGGCGGCGGCGGGACCACCCGCGAGATGATCGCCAAGGCGGCCCGGATGCGGAACCTGGAGGGCTCGGCCACCGTCGAGTGGGAGAAGCCCGCCGACTTCTTCGCCAAGGCACAGGCCGAGTACCCCGACCCGCCGGTCTGGGTAGGCGAGCTCTACCTTGAGCTGCACCGCGCCACCCTGACCAGCCAGGCCAAGACCAAGCAGGGCAACCGGGCCAGCGAGAACCTGCTGCGCGAGGCCGAGCTGTGGTCGGCCACCGCCGCCGTGCAGGCCAAACTCCCCTACCCCTACATGGAGTTGGACCGGATCTGGAAGACCGTGCTGCTGCACCAGTTCCACGACATCCTGCCCGGCTCCTCGATCGCCTGGGTGCACCGGGAGGCGGAGCGGACGTACGCGGCCGTCGCCACCGAGCTGACCGAGATCATCGCGACTGCCCAGCGGGCCCTGGCAGGTGACGCAGCATCAGGCAGTGAGGTCGTCTTCAACGCGACTCCGCACGAGCGGGCCGGGGTACCGGCCGCCGGCGGACGCCCCACGGCCACGGGCCTGCGCGGCAGTTGCTCGGTGCAGGCGCGCCCCGAGGGCGGGTTCCTGCTCGACAACGGCCTGCTGCGGGTCGCGGTGGACGAGCGCGGGCTGGTCGTCTCGGTCTACGACCTCGCCCAGGAGCGCGAGACGATCGCCCCCGGCGCAGCGGCCAATCTGCTGCAGATCCACCCCGACTTCCCCAACATGTGGGACGCCTGGGACGTCGACCAGTTCTACCGCAACACCGTCACCGACCTGGTCGAGCTGGACGAGCTGGCGGTTGCCACCGACCAGCCGCAGGCGGTGGCGGTGCGGGTGGTGCGCTCCTTCGGCGCCTCGAAGGTGGTGCAGACCCTCACCCTGACAGCCGGTACCAAGCGGCTGGACCTGGACACCGAGGTGGACTGGCACGAGACCGAGAAGTTCCTCAAGGCGGCCTTCCCGCTGGACCTGCACACCGAGCGCTACGCGGCCGAGACCCAGTTCGGCCACCAGCACCGCGCCACCCACACCAACACCAGCTGGGAGGCGGCCAAGTTCGAGGCCTGCAACCACCGCTTCGTGCACTTCGCCGAGCCCGGCTGGGGCGTGGCCCTGGTCACCGCCTCCACCTACGGCCACGACGTGACCCGCACCGTGCGCCCCGAGGACCATGGCACCACCACCACGGTGCGCGTCTCGCTGCTGCGCGCCCCGCGCTTCCCCGACCCGCACACCGACCAGGGCCTGCACCGCTTCCAGCACGCGCTGGTGGCCGGCGCCACGATCGGCGACGCGGTGCGCGAGGGCTA
It includes:
- a CDS encoding alpha-mannosidase, whose translation is MHDDRSLVESRLKRVLDERIRPAVYPESVPLEVGIWVAPDEPVPVAEGLAAPRTPIAVGAQWGAPWGTSWLTVSGTVPQAWAGRTVEALIDLGFDKNMPGFQCEGLVYRPDGTPVKGLNPCNQWVRIAAPAVGGEQVLLHVEAASNPVILDYHPFLPTELGDKATAGDQPQYKLVRMDLAVFDENVWQLVADLEVLGELMAELPVDGPRRWEILRAVERALDAVDLQDVNATAAAARAELAQVLAAPAVPSAHRLSAVGHAHIDSAWLWPLRETVRKVARTTANMTALLEDEPDFIYTMSQAQQYAWIKEHRPEVYARVKQAVAEGRFVPAGGMWVESDTNMPGSEAMARQFVHGKRFFLEEFGVENQEAWLPDTFGFTGGLPQIIKAAGSKWLLTQKISWSQINTFPHHTFWWEGIDGTRIFTHFPPIDTYNCSMKGSEIAHAARNFKDKGRASHSLAPTGWGDGGGGTTREMIAKAARMRNLEGSATVEWEKPADFFAKAQAEYPDPPVWVGELYLELHRATLTSQAKTKQGNRASENLLREAELWSATAAVQAKLPYPYMELDRIWKTVLLHQFHDILPGSSIAWVHREAERTYAAVATELTEIIATAQRALAGDAASGSEVVFNATPHERAGVPAAGGRPTATGLRGSCSVQARPEGGFLLDNGLLRVAVDERGLVVSVYDLAQERETIAPGAAANLLQIHPDFPNMWDAWDVDQFYRNTVTDLVELDELAVATDQPQAVAVRVVRSFGASKVVQTLTLTAGTKRLDLDTEVDWHETEKFLKAAFPLDLHTERYAAETQFGHQHRATHTNTSWEAAKFEACNHRFVHFAEPGWGVALVTASTYGHDVTRTVRPEDHGTTTTVRVSLLRAPRFPDPHTDQGLHRFQHALVAGATIGDAVREGYRINLPERRVPGNAEVAPLVSVDDDAVVVSAVKLADDESGDVVVRLYEAHGGRARTVLRTSFAHSAVQVCDLLERPLGTEPEVREDGVALRLRPFELVTLRLTRAAGAA
- a CDS encoding extracellular solute-binding protein → MRRIQAGVTLAALAALTLTGCGVGGSGSGTAKQTVAADAPIKGDITFQTWSLKNDKFTPYFNALIKDFETQHPGTNITWVDQPGDGYADKVSSQVTSDSLPDVINLPPDIAHSVAKVGALLDLSKNVPTLGQDYVHSGLAAYTYSDLGPDGFGLPWYLGTDVSYWNKDMLQRDGLDPNNPPKTFDELVAQAKTMHDKSGGKDYLMSRPPGLSDIVNSGTPLMSSDGKKFTFNTDGAAAMLDKYTAAYAAGYLPSNVLTSTYEGNSTLFNKQQVGWTVAGGNFITSVGQSNPSLAPQIVPSPALDTAPLYVQGLSVSAKSKNLPLALAFGKFVTDNENQVAFIKLAPGYLPGSAASANDPAYSKSDGTPQGDASVIAYQDMQKAVNFTPPQWTDAMDTYLNQQVALAMTGKESAKQALDNAANRANQLLGQ
- a CDS encoding carbohydrate ABC transporter permease — encoded protein: MKAHRWYTPWLLIAPALIWLAVFSLWPAINTGVLSFTNVHTLSGGQFIGVHNYALMWHDPLLRDAILNTLIFMAVCVPLLTFLPLLLAMLVQRTLPFMGFFRTVFYFPVIASAVVVALIWQWLLDDRGLVNGLGKQMGLIHSTVPFLTDRWLLLFSAITLTVWKGLGYYMVLYLSALGNVRRELHEAAAVDGAGTVRRFWAVTVPGVRGTMALVSVLIAVNAMRTFSELYILGGRTGGIGGQDVSLVMLIQQAASGSDGRLGYASALSVLLFVLTIGPLLLLARWNRRTD
- a CDS encoding carbohydrate ABC transporter permease, with amino-acid sequence MTALSDRVEAPPAPASPAPTAKRGPGRRRSPVFDAVTPLGLTARYGTLLVILAITVGPMLWELSTSLKSAFEDVYTATPQLLPHHPTFANYGKVARAVPIGHFALNSIIVAALCVGGNLLGATAAGYALARLKFRGQRLVLGLFLSTLVLPGEVTIISQYQTVTKLGFGNSLIGVALPAMIGALNVLLMRNAFLAIPADVEEAAVIDGATVWQRIRYIALPSVKGTLSVVAILTFIGAWDDFLWPLLVLQSPDKLTLTVGLASLQSVFATDPRTLAAGAMIALLPILALFVALQRFFFRGVGEGAVKG
- a CDS encoding glycoside hydrolase 5 family protein; translated protein: MTNAIDAPRFGVNYTPSKGWFHHWLDFDLDAVRADLDSIAGLGLDHLRVFPLWPLFQPNRTLIRPRAVEQLVALVDAAGERGLDVAVDGLQGHLSSFDFLPSWTATWHRRNIFTDPEVIEGQENYLRTLAGALAERPNFLGLTIGNEINQFSGDPHPDPDRITPEQAAAWLRRVLAACEQGAPGRLHLHAEYDAAWYQDDHPFTPAQAARIGAVTAVHSWVFNGTAQRYGAKSTASDQHAAYLVELSKAWAQDPHRPVWLQEVGAPAPHIAPEAAGEFTAATVAAALDCPDLWGVTWWCSHDVDRSLADFPELEYSLGLLTNDQQVKPAGRRLAGAVAEARSSFRKPLPRTTALVLDLPVDAPKRSTCAPGGAFFEAFMRLTADGARPTALLAEHAADQQHLTARGITEVVTVEDVDRS